AATGTCCTCTAGTCCCATAGCAAACGCTGCAGCCCTGCTCTTTCCCATTTCTTGCACAACCCTTGCTGCTGCATGAAGTACAGGTCTTGAGAAACTGCGAAATGAGCTCTCTAACCTGAAAGGACAGGATCAATTGGTGAAGTTCTTTGACAGAAAACAGAATCATTACAATTTAAAGCAACATTCTAGCGAAGAAAGGGAATCCATAAGATCTACAATTCTAAATAGAGTCTTCCATCGAGCTAGGCTACCTTCTCATTACAAGCTTAATAAGGGGCTGTGGGCGCTTGGCTTTATTAGATTTATCCTTGGATGTCGCTTCAGGCAGCTTCAGGATCTCCCTGGTCAAGCGGTACCACCCACTAGCACGCTCATCCATCCTAAATGATGAAGTAAATTTTGGTCATTCAAGACCAAGAAAGAATGAATCAACAGAAAGCAAAGTCATAGAACCCATGCCTTTCGGTGTTATCGTATTTTCCCAGAATGCACAAAATTGCCTCATAGCATACCCTTTCGCTTGGATCTAGGAGGAGCTGATAGAGAATTGAGTTGAACTGGGCTCTAATATCAGGCCTCTCTGTGGGAAATTGGAAAGGAAACTACCAACTTGTAAATAACAGCTAACGAGGACATGCAGTAGTGAGAGAAAGAGCTTGATAGGCTTACCATCTAACGCTCGAGCTCTGGATATACCGTGACACAACCTAGCCAGGGCAACCCTAGCAAGCACATCATGCAAATGTAGGATATCTTGCAAGGCCCCTAATTTGGTGCATCCAAGAAAGGTATATCAACTAACCCAAATTTGTAACCTTCTTGAATGATTATATAAAGAGGAGTTGGCTTGTCATTAATATCGAGATACATCTCATAAGAAAATAAATTCGTAGAATGCATTAAGAACTCGTGTTCCAGAGACTTCTTTATAATCAAACAAGCAAACATAAAATCAACCATAAACAAATGAATGTTAAGAGACTAGGCCTGTAAATCATACCTGCGGGAGACGCAAGCTTTTCTGCAGCAAAGATCAAGAGACATGTCAAATTTTGAATGACAAACATGCGTCTACACAGATATAGAATGGCAAAAAAATTAAAATTGAAGGCTGAATTAGCTGAATAAATTATATACCTAATGTCATTGCAACTGTATAGGGGTCTCTTGCTGCTAATTCAGCTAGTATTTCCAGCGAATGCCTCACCGCAACAGGATCAGCAAATGAAACACTGCAAATAGTGTGGATACCAGGCTAAGTTTTCAATCCATGCATAACTAAAAAAAACAGTTGCTTCTGTGAAGATTTGAAAAACCACCTAAACTATAATATTTCAATAGTCTTATCACTTCAATAGAAGGTAGAAGAACAGAAAAAAGTCTTACCCCTGGGCTGCACGGTGCAGAAAAACTGGATTTCCTGGATCAAGAGGAAGTCTTCTTAGTGCACTCATAGCAGCATATTGCAAGTTACTCCGAATGATCGACTAGCAAAAAAGGAGACAGAACGCTCAAGTTAATGAAAAAGAAAACTATGAAATGCAGGAAATATGACTTATTAGAACCCTTAAGCCTTTTACTGGAGGAACCTAAGAGTTGAGAAAGATACCTCCTTATCACCCCCTTTTGTCCCAAAGACGCCTTTCTTTCGTTTATGCGGAACGTCAGCAACCTGAAAGCGACATGAAATATAATCAGTGCTTCTGCATGGAACTGGGAAGTAATCCTTAAACTGAACCACTTGACAGATAAGAAAAACAATAAGAATGCAACTAAGCCAGACTCACGGAATATAAGCAAAGCATCTTGTTAAACAATAGAGAGCATTAGTAGTAGGACAAACCTTATCAAGCAAGCCAAATACGATCTCATACAATTTTGACAAAAGCTCAGAATTTTCTGACGGTGAATATGTCAGAGCTTTTAAAGCTTGCAGTCGTCGAGCATGAACTGAGAACAACAAATGCAAACGTTAGAAAATCATCTCCAGTTACATCACAGAAGGAAAGTTGCAAGGGAATGCTACAAGTGCTGTCATTATTTCTAATCGTCTCCATCAAAAGAAGATTATAAGGCTACACGGATATTCATTAAGAAGGATTAACAAGCAATACCATTATAAGATAACTCAGATTAGGAGAGTCCTCTCGGTTCTAGTAAAAACAACATTTCAACCCTAAGGCAGAATTTTATACATATACAAGAAAACACTAAGCTTGAAACCAAACCAACGGCTAAGTGAAACTCACATTCAACTTCAGAATTAGAAGCTTCCGATGTTAGCTGATTCACTATCCGAGGTACAACATCAGCTCTTGTGACTCCTCCACCAGCATCAATATCTGCTAGAGCATCCCAGTTAGGAGTGGGGATACCACCCCCTGGACTCAGGCCCGTGTCGGACAAAATTCTAGCTAAGTAATAATAGACATAGCGTAGCACATTCCGGTCTTCACATTGCTGATTAAGCTGTATCAATCACAAGAAGAAAAGAATGCTAAAACCCTGATGTTTCTATTAGATAGATAAGTTTTCAAAACCAAACCATTAAAGATTCATGTAACATTAATGTGTAAAAAGAAGTCCAACCGAATGAATCATTTTTAGATGCTCCATTACAAAGTTAAAAAACAAATGATACCAGCATCAACCGCTACATACCATAAGAAGAGATGGGGCCAGAGAAGGATCAACGGAGTTGTAGACAGCAAGCTTAGGGAACACGTGATTCACTAATTGTTTCTGGGAGCTTTTCTATTCACTCGAACGAAAAGAAGAAACATTCAGATACAATTTTCACCAGAAGAAGAGGAGTGTTTAGAAGACAGAGCAAAAGCTGAAACCTGATCCAAGGTGGCAGCTAACTCGTGAATGCTCCTTGCAAGTTGTGTATATGAAACTGGCTGTGAAAGTCATTTCCAACATACAAAACCGTGTTAAATTACATCCAAGATAGAAGTAGATCTTATTCCTCAAGCTATTCGCAGTTCTATTCCTCCTATTAACAGTGTTCAAATCTATACTCACAATCAAATATGATAACAATTCCCACAGTTTTACGCACACTGAACAATACAATCCAACAATTGGCACACAATGTTCAATGAAAAGATATCGAAACGAGAGAGAGAAAGAGAAGCAGCAGCACCTTCTTTCTCTGTCTCTGCCTTTGAGGCATGATATTGGCCTTAACAGGATTCAGCGCAGCTTTGGCAACAGAGATAGTATCGCTCTGGATCTGCATCAACGTCGCTCTCTTCGATTTCTTCTCTCCCAGCGTCGTCTTCGTCGACATTGGCTGGTGCATACTCGAAGCTGCCGATGCGGCAGCGGGAGACGGCGTGGAAGATGAGGACGAAGAAGAGGTAGATTGTGCAGGAACAGGGGTTGGATCCGCCGAGATCAGATCCATCAGCGTCTTCCCAGACGATTCCTGTAAAGAAAAAAAGAAGAAGAAATGGAATTGAGGTGATTTGGATTCGAATCTTGGAACGGTGAAGCTTAGAAGAGATACGGTTGAGATCCGGCGATGCTTACCGCCATAGCTAGTGACGGATCAGTGACGGGCGATGGAGAGAGATCGTGTGATGTGCGAACAATACTTCCCACCAGTTTCCTCCCTGCGACGATCTTCGAGCTGAGGGCGGAAGCGAAAATAATAAATAAATGTTGGGACTATTTTGTAATTTACAGTTTAAAATCGAAACGTCGTCGTTTGGTGTAACACTGGTTTGAAACTCGGTAACGTTTGTGGGCCCTAATATCTCTCGTGGACTAGATTTGGGCCTAAACCATGCTTTATTAATTCCTTTTTCTTAGCATGGCTCGAGAATACATTGGTATGTTGATCTCAACCGTTGAAGACGATATCATATCTTGACGGTCACGATCAACTGTCTACGCTAAGCGGGGATGCACTGGATTGTGCCCCGATATTTGAAATTCAAAAAGTTAGAAAAGGAAGGCCCAATTTAAGAATTAGGGGGAAGAGCTTAGTGGTCCCGGTAACGCCTAATCTCTCTTGTCATCATCATCTTCGACCTTTTACATCTTCCAACGGCTATATTCCTCTCCTCTCTCTCACTCCGATCTAGGTTTTCAAATTGTTTCTCTGTTTCGAAAATTAATACGCCAGTCGAAGAGTTTATCAAATCGATCTTCTTCCAATTGATCAGTTCTTGAAAGTATCCGATAAATCCCCGGTTTCCAGGCAAGTATTTGAGAACCCTTACTTCCCAATCTTTCATCCATTAAATTTGAATTTTTGTCAAACTCGATTCGGAATCCCAATGCGTATTTCTTCAATTAGCTTATAGAGATGTCTTTTACGATAGCGAAATTTTCTCAGTTTTATTTTTGGAAATGACATAATTAGGGTTTCCTTTTTCAATCTCTGAGCAGGAGAAGAAGAAGCATTTCGAAATGGCAAGTGTGAAAAAAGATCCGATGCTTCAAGTAGAGTCAACATGTGGATCTCTCCTTTACGAACTTCAGGTGGGTGATTTGATTAAAAAGTCTCTGTCTTTCATATCGTAACTTCTTTTTTTTTTTTGGTTATCTGAAGTTGGTATGATTTGTTTACTTCAAATCAGATTATTTGGGATGAAGTTGGAGAAACTGAGACTGATAGAGATAAGATGTTGCTTGAGCTTGAACGTGAGTGCCTGGAAGTCTACAGAAGAAAAGTTGACCAAGCTAATCGTTGTAGAGCTCAGTTAAGACAAGCTATTGCTGATGCTCAAGCACAACTAGCTGCCATCTGTTCCGCACTGGGGGAGCGTCCTGTGCATATGAGACAGGTGAGTGTGTGACTAGGATAGAAAGTTGTTGATTTTATTGAAGAAGCTTACTCCATGTTAACCTTCTTTATGTATGTCTTAAGTCTGATCAAAGCGTTGGGAGCTTGAAACAAGAGCTTGGGACGATTCTTCCTGAACTTGAAGAGATGCAGAAGAGGCAAACCGAGAGAAGAAGCCAGTTCATGGTTGTCCTTGAAGAGATAGAGAGTATCACTAATGATATCAAAGGTCAAGGAGAACATGCTCAATCGAAACCACTCGTCGATGAGACTGACTTGTCTATGAGAAAGCTTGAAGAGTTACACTGCCATCTGCAAGCACTTCAGAAGGAGAAGGTGAAATTTCAGTTGAACTTTGCCTCCTTTTTTTGGTTATCTGTTTATTTACTCTTTGTGGTGCTGTTTCCCTCAGAGTGATCGAGTTGAGACGATTCGGAAGCACCTGTGTACTCTATATTCTCACTGTTCAGTACTTGGAATGGACTTCAACGAGGTTGTTAACAAAGTTAATTCCACATTAACTGATCCAGAGGGACCAAGAAGTTTAAGTGATCATACGATTAAGAACTTGGATGCTGCAGTTCAAAAGCTGAGGAAGGTTAAGATACAGAGAATGCAGAAGGTAAATGACATAGTTACATTGCGACTTATGTTGGATTTTTTTCTTTGTTCTTGTTGCTCATAGTTGCTTATTCAATTGATTAAAGCTTCAAGATCTAGCAACAACCATGTTGGAGCTCTGGAATTTGATGGATACTCCCATAGAAGAGCAGCAAGAGTATCAGCATATCACCTGCAACATAGCTGCATCAGAGCATGAAATAACTCAAGCCAATAGTCTCTCTGAAGACTTCATTAAATACGTAAGCTATGGTGAACTTTTCATGGTTACATTTGTTCTATGACCAAGCTAAGTTATTGTAAGCTTTTTGATGTGCATGTCTAAGCCTTAACATTACTTCCGTTGCCGTATCCAGGTTGAAGCAGAGGTTGCCCGATTGGACGAGGTAAAGGCAAGCAAAATGAAAGAACTTGTTCTGAAGAAAAGATCAGAGCTAGAAGACATATGTAGGAAAACCCACATGTTACCTGTGTCAGACAGTGCTATAGATCAGACTATTGTGGCCATAGAATCTGGTATTGTGGATGCCACATTGGTCCTTGAGCATCTTGAGCAACACATTTCTAAGATCAAAGAGGAAGCTTTAAGCAGAAAGGAGATACTTGAAAAGGTTGAGAAGTGGTTATCTGCTTGCGATGAAGAAAGTTGGCTTGAAGAATACAACAGGGTTAGAGTCCGAATCACAGAAACCTTTGTAATGTCACAAAGCTCGTTATACTTTCTGATACTTCAGTTTTTTTTTTCACTCTACAGGATGATAACCGTTACAATGCTGGACGAGGAGCTCATCTTACTCTCAAGCGTGCTGAGAAAGCTCGTAATCTTGTTAACAAACTTCCAGGTAAGTTACTCTTTGTTAACAAATATATAACAAATGCTTATGCTCTGAAAAGATTGTGAGAGTAGTATCTTTTTATGTTCATTCATTCAGGAATGGTTGAAGCACTAGCCTCGAAGACTATAGTTTGGGAACAAGAGAAGGGAATTGAATTTCTCTATGATGGTGTATGACTTCTCGATAAAATCTCTATTGGTTTCAAGGCACTTTGGTCTATTATATCATCGCTGACCATTCTTAATCCTCTTTTTCCGTGTGTAGATTCGTCTACTCTCCATGCTCGAGGAGTATAACTTACTCAGGCAGGAAAGAGAAGAAGAACACCGGCGCCAACGGGTAAGTACTTTCTCTTATTCCCATCAGAAACTTTTTGGCCAGTGTAATCTTCCTAATGTAACTCTATGTGATGTTACTGTTTTCTACATGTTAAAAGGATCATAAGAAACTCCAAGGACAGCTCATAGCAGAACAAGAGGCGCTTTACGGGTCAAAACCGAGCCCATCAAAACCTCTTGGTGGTAAAAAGGCTCCAAGAATGTCAACCGGTGGTGCAGCAACCAACCGAAGACTCTCCTTAGGAGCAGGGATGCATCAGACTCCTAAGCCTAACAAGAAAGCAGATCAGCGCCAGATTGATGGAGCTTTATCAACTGGTAACTAATGAACTGTAACTAATATAGAATCATTGGGTTGAGTAGTTTCTCTTAATTGCATTGATGAATGAAATATTTTATTCTCCTGCAGGAAGAAGAGGGCTTGATGTTGCTGGACTTCCCTCAAGGAAACAGTCAATGAATCCATGCGAACAGCTGCAATCTCCACTAGTGCGCAAACCATTCTCACCCCTTCCTACCACGGTGGTTGCATCAAAGGCTAACATAGCAACGCCGCAGCAACTTCTTCCAACCCCGAAAAGCAACGCAGTGAATGAGATATCGGCATTTGCAACTCCCGTCAAGAACAACAACAGTGTAAGGAACTTGGAAGAAGAGAAGTTGATGATGATGCAAACACCAAAGAATGTAGCAGCGATGATTCCTATCCCATCTACACCAGCAACAATCTCTGTCCCGATGCAAACTGCAGCGACACCATTCAACAATGCAAGATTGCTTCCAGAAAAGGTTGAAGTTGTTGAGTACTCCTTTGAGGAACGAAGACTCGCTTTCATGCTACAGTCCGAGTCTTTGATCCACGTCTGATTTTCATTCTGTCTTTATTTTTTGTGTAAAACTCAAATTGATTGTTCTTTGGTTTGTTAAAAGGTCAATTATATGATTGGCTTTTTCTTTAAGCAACCGTTTTCACATGTGTAAGGTTTCTTGGAGACTAACAAGAAAAGTTGTTTCTCAGTCCAAAGAATAGACACAAAGTGATAACTGAACAAAGCTCTGAGTCTGATGGATCTTCTTCATTTGTGGTCTAAGGCTGCTCTCTGGACACTTTACAGGAGAATAAAACTCAAAAATGTTGAGTTTTAGATGTAAAATCTAGAAGAAAACGCTCCAAAAATAGCGCAAGAAGTGATTAGCAGAGATAAGTCCTTTTATTCTATTTTATAGATGGATCAAAGAACTGTCAAGTTTGATGAGAAGCAACTCATCAAGAGATTGATTTGTCTCTATAGACCCAATTGCAAATCCAGAAGTATAGATGACATTGAGTTAGCTGATTCAAGAGGTTTTATAGCCTCGGCCAGAAGCTTGGACTATCAAGCAGAGTATGTATGAGCACCGAAAGAGACAGGGAGATAGTGAAGAGATATATGTTCTCTTTGATTCCCAAACTATAATTAACTTGATAATACAAAGGTGAAGAGAACACTGAGTTTTCTAATATTCTAGCTATATGAAATATGTTTGATTATATTTAGATTTGCAAATCAAGTGGCAGATCTGATAACTAAACGTTTTTCTCTACACGAACTTGAATTCTTTTTGTCTCAGATTAATAAGTTTGATGAAAAAAAAAAAACTTTTCAAATTCATTTTAACCATTTGTCAAAGTATGTGCTTGATTTCTGTACCCTAAAAGCTGAAATGCATCATTATGTTTTGGAACCATACCACGCAGGACAGGAGTCACATTGACTCACGTACCACACCTAATGGCAAGGACAAGAGCTGCAAGAACAGAGATATCGTAGCTGACAATTGGATTGGTTATAGTCAAAGTGGGTAGACTGGAAAAAGAAATTATCCCTCCGTTTCACAATATATGATGTTTTAACTCATTATATATATATTAAAAAATCTATTTAAAAAAAAAAAAAATTTACAGATATAATTTAAAAATTATTTAACTAATTAAAAAAATAACTGCAAAATCTAATTAGTTACACAATTTTCAATAAAATTAAAAATAATATAAATATATCAAAACTTCATCTATTTTGAAACAACAAACATTTTCTAAAACATCAACTATTATGAAACGGAATGAGCACATATTATAAAATGGCATATGACTCGAACCCAAGAAAAGACTCAAATCTTTTTCTTTCTCTATTTTAATACTATTCAAATCTCAAAAACCAAGTCCAACTGTATATAATTAAAAATTTCCCCCCTACTCATTATATTAAATTAATTTAGCTTTAGCTGTATCCCAAATTCCAAGACTGTTAAAGAGTGGCGTGTAACTCTTTTTGAAAATTTTCTAATTAACCCCATTATTACAATTGTTTTTGAATTTACACTTTTCTTGTCTCTCTCTCTCTCTCATTTTTTCTCCCATTTTTAATTTATAATATCAAAATGTAATAATGTAATAAAATATCCGCTCATCTTATTTATTTATTTTTATTATTTATCTTCCCATTTTCTTTCTCAAAACCCTAATTTCTCACATCTGTAAAAGAAATTTCTCCATAAACTTAACCCACCCCATAGAAGAAAGGAGACAAAAAAAAATTCCAATTTCATTTGTGCAGGTAATTAAGAATGTTTTAGAAGAAATTCAAGTGAAATTAAGGTTCTGCCATGGAAGCTCTGATCTTCCTCTTCACTTAATTTGAACTTCCATCTTTTGCTTTTGTTTTCTTTTTGCTCTTGTGAATCTTACGTTCTCTGGATCTCTTTTTCTATTGTCTGTACTTTAAAAGTCTTTTTTGTCTCAGAAGCTCGTACCTGTCGTGGTCAGCAAGATTCAAGTGTCTTACTTCTTCTCCTTTTATCTCTCCCTCCTTACAGAATCTTCAGATGGAGGAGAGAGGAGGAACCAGCAACATCATAACCAGTTTTGGTCTGAAACAACACGTAGCTCCTCCTCCTCCTAGTGGTGGTGGTGTCTACCAAATGGACCCACCACGGTCCGGAAACCCTAACCCTTTTCCGGCGGGACTACCCAACACCACCGCCGCCGCATCTGCATCCGCCGTGGCGGCTAAAGCTACTGAGAATGCTGCTCCTCCTTTCAGCTTAACAATGCCGGTGGAGAATTCTTCTGCTGAGCTGGCGAAGAAGAAGAGAGGGAGACCGAGAAAGTATAACCCCGACGGCTCACTGGCCGTGACTCTTTCTCCGATGCCACTCTCCTCCTCCGTTCCTTTGTCGACGGGGTTTGCTTCTCAGAAACGAGGAAGAGGGCGTGGGAGAGGAAGAGGACGAGGTCGAGGACGCGTGGAGCAGCCTCCCAACAACAACAGTTGGGTCAAGAATCCTCAAATGTTCGAATTCCAAAACAGTTCTCCTGGTAATATCTATATATCTCATTTCTATTCTGTTAAATGAATCTTTGTAGTACACTTTAGAATCAATACGCTGCGTTTAATGGAACTTAATCTAGTTGCTTAAGGGTTTTAACTGTTTGGTTAGATTTCGAATTCATACCTTAATTGTTATTCTTGATTTGTTTTGTAGTTGTAGGAACTGCAGCAGATGTTGTTACTAGTGCAAGTTTTACGCCTTATGTGCTCACAGTAAATGCCGGCGAGGTATGTATTATGATTTTTTACTGAATGTTTGTTAGGAAAAATATA
The DNA window shown above is from Brassica oleracea var. oleracea cultivar TO1000 chromosome C3, BOL, whole genome shotgun sequence and carries:
- the LOC106328940 gene encoding 65-kDa microtubule-associated protein 3; this translates as MASVKKDPMLQVESTCGSLLYELQIIWDEVGETETDRDKMLLELERECLEVYRRKVDQANRCRAQLRQAIADAQAQLAAICSALGERPVHMRQSDQSVGSLKQELGTILPELEEMQKRQTERRSQFMVVLEEIESITNDIKGQGEHAQSKPLVDETDLSMRKLEELHCHLQALQKEKSDRVETIRKHLCTLYSHCSVLGMDFNEVVNKVNSTLTDPEGPRSLSDHTIKNLDAAVQKLRKVKIQRMQKLQDLATTMLELWNLMDTPIEEQQEYQHITCNIAASEHEITQANSLSEDFIKYVEAEVARLDEVKASKMKELVLKKRSELEDICRKTHMLPVSDSAIDQTIVAIESGIVDATLVLEHLEQHISKIKEEALSRKEILEKVEKWLSACDEESWLEEYNRDDNRYNAGRGAHLTLKRAEKARNLVNKLPGMVEALASKTIVWEQEKGIEFLYDGIRLLSMLEEYNLLRQEREEEHRRQRDHKKLQGQLIAEQEALYGSKPSPSKPLGGKKAPRMSTGGAATNRRLSLGAGMHQTPKPNKKADQRQIDGALSTGRRGLDVAGLPSRKQSMNPCEQLQSPLVRKPFSPLPTTVVASKANIATPQQLLPTPKSNAVNEISAFATPVKNNNSVRNLEEEKLMMMQTPKNVAAMIPIPSTPATISVPMQTAATPFNNARLLPEKVEVVEYSFEERRLAFMLQSESLIHV